A genomic window from Nocardioides sp. BP30 includes:
- a CDS encoding IspD/TarI family cytidylyltransferase, giving the protein MSAVYAVVFADGAAFEDAGGGLPVVFRDLGGVPVVVRTVRQLLAHPEVVRVVVTCPPAAADRLAAVLRDGDLDGPVTTVVAPVASDEAIHDGLAALQDIAAEDDVVLIHDAARPLIDQALITANIAAAREHAAAVTVGPATEGVARVVGDAVVQVHPTDGEMLVLKAPQTFRYGVVWDLYTWAHDSVGVHSTSPAHLCRYSGVKPRAVRGSTANIRITDDVDLEVGAVLLAAAGADVAGGRA; this is encoded by the coding sequence ATGAGCGCGGTGTACGCGGTGGTGTTCGCCGACGGTGCGGCCTTCGAGGACGCCGGGGGAGGGCTGCCGGTGGTGTTCCGGGACCTCGGCGGCGTGCCGGTCGTCGTACGGACCGTGCGGCAGCTGCTCGCGCACCCCGAGGTGGTGAGGGTCGTGGTCACCTGCCCGCCGGCGGCTGCCGACCGGCTCGCCGCGGTGCTGCGGGACGGCGACCTCGACGGCCCGGTGACCACGGTGGTCGCGCCGGTCGCCTCGGACGAGGCGATCCACGACGGTCTCGCCGCGCTGCAGGACATCGCCGCCGAGGACGACGTCGTGCTGATCCACGACGCCGCTCGGCCGCTGATCGACCAGGCGCTCATCACCGCCAACATCGCCGCCGCCCGCGAGCACGCCGCCGCCGTCACCGTGGGGCCCGCGACCGAGGGCGTGGCCCGGGTCGTCGGCGATGCGGTGGTCCAGGTGCACCCCACCGACGGCGAGATGCTCGTGCTGAAGGCACCGCAGACCTTCCGGTACGGCGTCGTCTGGGACCTCTACACCTGGGCCCACGACTCCGTCGGCGTGCACTCGACCAGTCCCGCTCACCTGTGCCGGTACTCCGGAGTGAAGCCGCGTGCGGTCCGGGGCAGCACGGCCAACATCAGGATCACCGACGACGTGGATCTCGAGGTGGGCGCCGTCCTGCTCGCCGCGGCCGGTGCCGACGTCGCAGGGGGACGGGCATGA
- a CDS encoding SIS domain-containing protein, with amino-acid sequence MNHFDETIRLLGDALRSVRDDEYEGMKADALATVAAGGKLVFSGLGKNVPICEKVVGTLNSVGIPAAFMHTNSAVHGDLGIVRDGDLVVVLSKSGETSESVHLVDLLKAQGRRCSTWLLSFSRTSTLYREVPQRLILELEHEGDAWDILPNNSTVLNLLVLQQLAMDLVSTLCVNVETLHLNHPGGAIGVRLDNARIPGPR; translated from the coding sequence ATGAACCACTTCGACGAGACCATCCGGCTGCTGGGCGACGCGCTGCGCTCGGTCCGCGACGACGAGTACGAGGGCATGAAGGCGGACGCGCTGGCGACCGTCGCCGCCGGCGGCAAGCTGGTCTTCTCCGGGCTGGGCAAGAACGTCCCGATCTGCGAGAAGGTGGTCGGCACACTCAACTCCGTCGGGATCCCGGCCGCGTTCATGCACACCAATTCCGCCGTGCACGGCGACCTGGGCATCGTCCGCGACGGCGACCTCGTCGTGGTGCTGAGCAAGAGCGGCGAGACCTCCGAGTCGGTGCACCTCGTCGACCTGCTCAAGGCGCAGGGCCGGCGCTGCTCGACCTGGCTGCTCTCCTTCAGCCGCACGAGCACCCTCTACCGCGAGGTGCCGCAGCGGCTGATCCTCGAGCTGGAGCACGAGGGCGACGCGTGGGACATCCTGCCCAACAACTCGACGGTGCTGAACCTGCTGGTGCTCCAGCAGCTGGCGATGGACCTGGTCTCCACCCTGTGCGTGAACGTCGAGACGCTGCACCTGAACCACCCGGGCGGTGCCATCGGGGTGCGGTTGGACAACGCGCGCATCCCCGGACCGCGCTGA
- a CDS encoding phosphotransferase has translation MTSATTPRQAPAPSAGVDYIVVQAGGKGTRLEHLTANKPKALVPVENLPMLFHLFRQFPDKKFVIIADYHRDVLREYLASFAEVDYQVVDAEGSGTCGGVGQALDLIPADVPFMLVWSDLILPATFQLPAEPGDYIGISQTFECRWSHRAGELVEERSREHGVAGLFVFRDASSLKEVPASGELVRWMQQEGFSFTELGLAGTREFGLLSEYRALPQQKVRPFNRMTLTVDRVIKEAIDEQGRALAADERAWYQYAAGHGVTGIPAVHGTDPLVLERIDGGNVYEYGDLSLDAKRGILADLTGALTRLHEVGSMPADSFSVKDAYFAKTMNRLSRIRDLVPHADRRTITVNGRECRNVYYYRRDLERALDALRCERFSFIHGDCTFSNLMLRGGTEPVLIDPRGYFGHTKLFGDPNYDWAKLYYSVVGNYDRFNLGEFRLGIGESAVDLDIVSNRWEELEDELFALSGADPRTIKLLHAVIWLSLTTYAWQDYDSVCGAFYNGLYHLEGALA, from the coding sequence GTGACCTCCGCGACGACGCCCCGACAGGCCCCGGCCCCCTCGGCCGGGGTGGACTACATCGTCGTCCAGGCGGGCGGCAAGGGCACGCGCCTGGAGCACCTCACCGCGAACAAGCCCAAGGCGCTGGTCCCGGTGGAGAACCTGCCGATGCTCTTCCACCTGTTCCGGCAGTTCCCGGACAAGAAGTTCGTCATCATCGCCGACTACCACCGCGACGTGCTTCGGGAGTATCTCGCCAGCTTCGCGGAGGTCGACTACCAGGTCGTCGACGCGGAGGGCAGCGGCACGTGCGGTGGCGTGGGGCAGGCACTCGACCTCATTCCGGCCGACGTGCCCTTCATGCTGGTCTGGTCCGACCTGATCCTGCCGGCCACCTTCCAGCTCCCGGCCGAGCCCGGCGACTACATCGGCATCTCCCAGACGTTCGAGTGTCGCTGGAGCCACCGTGCGGGCGAGCTCGTCGAGGAGCGCTCGCGCGAGCACGGCGTCGCCGGCCTCTTCGTCTTCCGCGACGCATCGTCGCTCAAGGAGGTCCCGGCCAGCGGCGAGCTGGTCCGCTGGATGCAGCAGGAGGGGTTCTCCTTCACCGAGCTGGGTCTGGCCGGGACCCGCGAGTTCGGGCTGCTCTCGGAGTACCGGGCACTGCCGCAGCAGAAGGTCCGCCCCTTCAACCGGATGACCCTCACCGTCGACCGCGTGATCAAGGAGGCGATCGACGAGCAGGGCCGCGCGCTCGCCGCCGACGAGCGGGCCTGGTACCAGTACGCCGCCGGGCACGGCGTGACCGGCATCCCCGCGGTCCACGGCACCGATCCGCTGGTGCTGGAGCGGATCGACGGCGGCAACGTCTACGAGTACGGCGATCTCTCCCTCGACGCCAAGCGCGGGATCCTCGCCGACCTCACCGGAGCGCTCACCCGCCTGCACGAGGTCGGGTCGATGCCGGCCGACTCCTTCAGCGTCAAGGACGCCTACTTCGCCAAGACGATGAACCGCCTCAGCCGGATCCGTGACCTGGTGCCGCACGCCGACCGGCGCACGATCACCGTCAACGGCCGCGAGTGCCGCAACGTCTACTACTACCGGCGCGATCTCGAGCGGGCTCTGGACGCCCTGCGGTGCGAGCGCTTCTCCTTCATCCACGGCGACTGCACGTTCTCCAACCTGATGCTGCGCGGCGGTACGGAGCCGGTGCTGATCGACCCGCGGGGCTACTTCGGGCACACCAAGCTCTTCGGCGACCCGAACTACGACTGGGCCAAGCTCTACTACTCAGTCGTCGGCAACTACGACCGATTCAACCTGGGCGAGTTCCGCCTCGGCATCGGCGAGAGCGCTGTCGACCTCGACATCGTCTCGAACCGCTGGGAGGAGCTCGAGGACGAGCTCTTCGCGCTCAGCGGCGCCGATCCGCGCACGATCAAGCTGCTGCACGCGGTGATCTGGCTCTCGCTGACCACCTACGCGTGGCAGGACTACGACTCGGTCTGCGGAGCCTTCTACAACGGCCTGTACCACCTGGAAGGGGCGCTGGCATGA
- a CDS encoding glycosyltransferase, giving the protein MIIARDESRSIVRCLDSLRDHVDEVLLLDTGSTDGTVALASAHGARVEHFTWVDDFAAARNAALAAATGDWRLVVDADEWLAEGAEELSALRAGRLPSAAGAVVQRNDQTNGQQSTAWLPRLLPRGVRYEGRIHEQPVLSSPAVRTGIVLGHDGYLREQLAVKAERNRALLEAALAADPADVYLRYQLGKDHEVHRRYVEAAQHYDLAYAATPLDAPWRHDLIVRHLFTLSQAGRSGDALDVADAELPRWTHSADFFFVVGDVLLTHAAENPAHAARLLPLAEDAWSRCLELGDTPDLPGAVAGRGSHLAAHNLKVLRGEI; this is encoded by the coding sequence GTGATCATCGCCCGCGACGAGTCCCGCTCGATCGTCCGCTGCCTGGACTCGCTGCGCGACCACGTCGACGAGGTCCTGCTGCTCGACACCGGGTCGACCGACGGCACCGTCGCGCTCGCCAGCGCACACGGGGCGCGGGTGGAGCACTTCACCTGGGTCGACGACTTCGCTGCGGCGCGCAACGCCGCTCTCGCCGCCGCCACCGGCGACTGGCGCCTGGTCGTCGACGCCGACGAGTGGCTGGCCGAGGGTGCCGAGGAGCTGTCCGCCCTCCGCGCCGGACGGCTGCCGAGCGCCGCCGGTGCGGTCGTCCAGCGCAACGACCAGACCAACGGCCAGCAGAGCACCGCGTGGCTGCCGCGGCTCCTGCCCCGCGGCGTGCGCTACGAGGGTCGGATCCATGAGCAGCCGGTTCTGAGCTCGCCGGCGGTCCGCACCGGGATCGTGCTGGGCCACGACGGCTACCTGCGCGAGCAGCTGGCGGTCAAGGCCGAGCGCAACCGGGCGCTGCTGGAGGCCGCGCTCGCCGCCGACCCGGCGGACGTCTACCTGCGCTACCAGCTCGGCAAGGACCACGAGGTCCACCGCCGCTATGTCGAGGCCGCGCAGCACTACGACCTCGCCTACGCCGCGACGCCGCTCGACGCGCCGTGGCGGCACGACCTGATCGTGCGCCACCTCTTCACCCTCAGCCAGGCCGGCCGCAGCGGCGACGCCCTCGACGTCGCCGACGCCGAGCTGCCGCGCTGGACCCACTCGGCAGACTTCTTCTTCGTGGTCGGCGACGTCCTGCTCACCCACGCCGCAGAGAATCCGGCACACGCGGCTCGGCTGCTGCCGCTGGCGGAGGACGCGTGGAGCAGGTGCCTCGAGCTCGGCGACACCCCGGACCTGCCCGGTGCCGTCGCCGGACGCGGATCGCACCTGGCCGCGCACAACCTCAAGGTGCTGCGCGGCGAGATCTGA
- a CDS encoding protein-glutamate methylesterase/protein-glutamine glutaminase: MIRVLVVDDSALVRRLIVTALAEADDIEVVGMARDGVDAIEKVDELIPDVVTLDVEMPRLDGLGALAEIRARHPRLPVIMFSTLTERGAAATLEALSRGASDYVTKPSNTGSVAEGLASVRDQLVPRIRALAGMRRLAPTPRVERQREVAPVRPAPRQAGPAEMLLVGCSTGGPDALATVLAQLPANLAVPVLVVQHMPPVFTAMLAQRLDKLSPLSVREAAVGDVPTAGEVLIAPGDWHMRVETRAGHVQVSLDQGPQENFCRPAVDVLFRSAAAVYGGRCVAAILTGMGQDGLEGVRLLAEAGAPVYVQDEATSVVWGMPGAVAHAGLATQILPLAQMPAKLVAAVRR; this comes from the coding sequence GTGATTCGAGTGCTCGTGGTGGACGACTCGGCGCTCGTGCGTCGCCTCATCGTGACGGCGTTGGCCGAGGCCGACGACATCGAGGTGGTCGGCATGGCCCGCGACGGCGTCGACGCGATCGAGAAGGTCGACGAGCTCATCCCCGACGTGGTGACGCTGGATGTGGAGATGCCGCGGCTCGACGGCCTCGGCGCGCTCGCGGAGATCCGGGCCCGGCACCCCCGGCTGCCGGTCATCATGTTCTCCACGCTCACCGAGCGGGGTGCGGCGGCGACCCTGGAGGCGCTGTCGCGCGGCGCCTCCGACTACGTCACCAAGCCGTCGAACACCGGCTCGGTCGCGGAGGGCCTCGCCTCGGTCCGTGACCAGCTCGTGCCCCGGATCCGCGCTCTGGCGGGGATGCGCCGACTGGCACCGACCCCGCGGGTCGAGCGGCAGCGCGAGGTCGCCCCCGTCCGGCCTGCGCCGCGCCAGGCCGGTCCCGCCGAGATGCTGCTCGTCGGCTGCTCGACCGGTGGACCCGACGCGCTGGCAACGGTGCTGGCCCAGCTGCCAGCGAACCTCGCCGTACCCGTCCTGGTGGTGCAGCACATGCCGCCGGTCTTCACCGCGATGCTGGCGCAGCGGCTCGACAAGCTCTCGCCGCTGAGCGTGCGCGAGGCGGCGGTGGGCGACGTACCGACCGCCGGTGAGGTGCTGATCGCGCCGGGTGACTGGCACATGCGGGTCGAGACCCGAGCCGGACACGTGCAGGTCTCCCTCGACCAGGGGCCGCAGGAGAACTTCTGCCGTCCGGCCGTCGACGTCCTCTTCCGCTCCGCGGCGGCGGTGTACGGCGGGCGCTGCGTCGCGGCGATCCTCACCGGCATGGGCCAGGACGGCCTCGAGGGCGTGCGCCTGCTCGCCGAGGCGGGCGCGCCGGTGTACGTGCAGGACGAGGCCACCTCCGTGGTCTGGGGCATGCCCGGCGCGGTCGCCCATGCCGGACTGGCCACCCAGATCCTGCCGCTGGCGCAGATGCCCGCGAAGCTGGTCGCCGCCGTCCGCCGGTGA
- a CDS encoding class F sortase: protein MTEVEPTPAGPGSPPPARTRVRWGSVAVATVLALLAAAFLFLLISPDRDEAAPADRGTTTAFKPTTYHVVVHSLGIDAPIVSIAMSSRRVLTPPSNPRDVGWWDASAKPGSATGQTIIAGHTVHTGGGEFDHLGTMKKGARIEIVRKRRTDHYVATKVFTLSKQQVSARARQLFGQDRAKNRLVLITCGDWTGHEYLTNVFVYAKPVRSAHTVPQPG from the coding sequence ATGACCGAGGTCGAGCCCACGCCCGCCGGGCCCGGGTCCCCGCCGCCGGCGCGGACCCGGGTGCGGTGGGGGAGCGTCGCCGTCGCGACGGTGCTCGCCCTCCTGGCGGCAGCGTTCCTCTTCCTCCTCATCTCGCCCGATCGAGACGAGGCAGCCCCCGCCGACCGCGGTACGACGACGGCCTTCAAGCCGACGACCTACCACGTCGTGGTCCACTCCCTGGGCATCGATGCGCCGATCGTCTCGATCGCGATGTCCAGCCGGCGGGTGCTGACGCCGCCGTCGAACCCGCGCGACGTCGGCTGGTGGGACGCGAGCGCCAAGCCCGGGTCGGCGACGGGGCAGACGATCATCGCCGGACACACCGTCCACACCGGCGGCGGCGAGTTCGACCACCTCGGCACCATGAAGAAGGGTGCCCGGATCGAGATCGTGCGCAAGCGGCGCACGGACCACTACGTGGCGACGAAGGTCTTCACCCTCTCCAAGCAGCAGGTCTCCGCCCGTGCGCGGCAGCTCTTCGGCCAGGACCGCGCGAAGAACAGGCTCGTGCTGATCACCTGCGGCGACTGGACCGGCCACGAGTACCTCACGAACGTCTTCGTCTACGCCAAGCCGGTCAGGTCCGCGCACACCGTCCCGCAGCCTGGCTGA